The genomic interval GAGTCAGACAATCCTAAGAATCCTGAAATCAGTTCCTGTCTGAGTCCTTTGTCTGGAATGTGAGATGTCTAGTGGCTCCAGGCTCCACTGGGCTGGATCTGCTCCAACAAATCTCTGTCCAAGTCGGGTGCAGAGGGAGGTCCCAATTCTGTAGAGGGGCAGAAGGGCCTGCCTGCTGGAAAAGCCCATCAGTGGTGCCCATGGATGCCAAGTCGTGGCTGCTTCCttgtctcttcctccctctgctcCTTCTGCTCTGTGTTTGCAGTCCATAAGCAGCTGGGATGGGAATGTCAGGGTGTGAGTATGTGTGGGATCCTGGGGATGGCTGTGCCCAGCCTCGGTGTGGACTTCTCAGAGAGCTCCCTGCAGAATGGAGTAGCCTCACCAGTTCAAAGCAGCTGCAGACGCACTTCATTCACTGACTGAGTGGGCTGAGCATCCGCAGTGTGCCTGGCATGGTGCTAGTGGGGAAGGCAGCCATTGAACACATATCCACAGCACACACAGAACTCCAACCTGGCTCTGCAGTGAGAGCCCGGGGCCTGAGGGAACACGACAGGGAGGAGGGGATGGCTCAGGGTCAAGGAGGGCCTCCCTAAACAGGTGCCTTCCAAACAGAGACATAGAGGAGATAGGAAGACCAGCATTCCATCAGAGGAACCAGCGCAGGAACACGCATTCTAGAAAcagaaggaggcagagaggggaGCAAACTGGGGAGAGGAGGCTGCAGGGAGATGGGTTGGTGGTGGGTTGAGGAGGCTGAACAGGGAGGGTGTGATCAGGCTGGTAATGTGGAGGTCACTGCAGTTGGCAGCCCTGTGAGATGATTGGCTGGGTGTGGGGCTCTCATGAAGGGGAAAGGACAGCCCAGAATGCCAGGTAAGGGTAAGGTGGGAGCATAAACCAACCTTCACACCTAGGATGACAGAGGTCAGGTGTCAGGGAGGCGTCCTGGAGGAGGTGGCATCTGGATTGGGCCTATGGTAGAGCAGGCAAGGGGGAGCCCGCATTCTAGGCCTGAGAGACAGCCTGGGTGGGAGCTCAGCAGTGAAGTGAGGGTTGGGTTTGGTGGACCAGAGGGTGAGCCGTGACTCTCCAGGGACCCATGGGTGGGTAAGCCAGTGCTGGGACTGTGTCTCTGATGCTATGGAACTTTCTGATGCACCAGAGACTGGCACCAAGAAAGTCCTGAATTCAGTGGCCTCACAGGAGCCTGGTGCCTGAGGGTGGGCACTTCCCCAATTGCTGTGCAGCTGGGAGGTGGGGTAAGAGGAAGTGTGGGCCACAGAGTCTGGAGGAGGAGCCTCTGTGGGGTCCAGAGAAGCAGGGGTGGGGCCTCCCTGGACCACAGTCTACAACCGCACACAGGGAAGCCAGAAGAAGTGAGAGGTGAACTCAGTCTGGGCCTGTCTGGGTGATCCCTAGACcaccttcttttctctcctgatCACCACTGCCATGGCCCTGGCCCAACAGCTGCGGGCTGAAAGGTGAGTGTGAGGTGTCCTCTTCCTGGGCCGCGGTTCCCTGCAGGCCTTTGGGGGCAGAGGCTGCCCTTCTGTAGCACCTGATCAACAGAGAGGCTGGGTTGAGTGGGAACCTGAATACTGGGAACTAGGGACTCTTGGAACTGCTTTTGGGAACCTGCACCTTGTGGTTCACCAGTCTCAGGCACAAATGAGAACGCCAAGCTCAAGGTCGGGGGAGTGGCTTAGCAAGGACCACAAATGAGCAGACCGCAGAGTCTGGAACACAGATGTCTTGGGTTCTAGACCGGGACTCTTTGTTCCACATCACGGTCTGTGGTGGTTTTCCATCTGTTGTTCACACAGAACCACAGgctctgcttttctctctttattcAGAGTCAGGCTCAAGTGGCACCTCCTCCAAGAAGCTTTCCCTGACAGCCCCACTTTTTTGCTCTCTGGCCGCTTGCCctgttccttttctctgcttGGCCCTTCTATTACTGGCATATTATTCTCTtctattcattgtttttttctttgatgttggCTCTCCCAGCAGAAAGAAGTTGCATGAGTGGATTTTGGCTGCTGCTGTGTCCCTAGGATTTAGAACAGCACTGGCTCAGTAAATATTGCTGAAGGAATGCATGAATTGATCTTTGAGCTGGAAAATGGCCTAGATCCTTCTCATCCAAAGCTGACACTGTGTGGGTGGAAAAAACAGGGCCAGGGAGGACAAAGGACTCACTTGGGGTCACATAGCATGAATGCCAAGGCTGGGGCTTAGATTGCATTCCACCCCCCCAGGGCCCAGGCTCCTCTTTCAGCAAGCACTTGTTGAATGTTTTCTCAGTGGCCAGACTTGTGCATCCAGCTACAGGGGCCCTGAGTGTGGCTACTGTCCCTTTGGATTGGAACAGAGGTGACATCAGGGAACAAGTGCCCATGTTGACTGCTGGAAGGTTGCAGAGCAAGGTCAGGCTTATTGGGGCCCAGAACGGGTGCAAAGGGCCCATGGTAGAGCCTGGGGATTGGAGGAGAAATGGTGGAATTTCCAAAGGTCAAAGGTGAAAGGTCAGAAGGTAAGCTGGGGGAAGGGGTATGATAGCAGGAGCAAGAGCTTAGGATGGGTGCCACAGAAGGGGTGCTGGGGAGCTGCGTGAAGTTGTCTGACCAAATTCCAGCCCCTCTTTCCCACAAGTTCTCCTGGGAGACCAGCCAGTCACGCAGACCTGAAACTTCTAGAAACTGCAGCTGCTTGGGGCTTGGCTCACTTCCtgctcctcagggtgcagggtcAGGAGATGAGGCCTGTGCCGGCCAGCAGACTGTGTGTTTCCTCCTCCCCATTCTGCCCCATTTACAGCTGCTCTTGACTTTCAGAGGAGATAAGCTGCCTTCCTCTGCTCTTTCACGGGACCACTGCACCTCCAGGGCCTCCTCTGAGAGTGGCCTGCATGGCTCTGCTGGAGGCCACAGCAGAGGGTACCAAGCAGGGGCAGGTTTACCTGGCAGCACTTTCTAGAACCTGGAGGCCTGATGTCCAAAGCTGGACAGACATCCAAAGCTGGGGCTGCTGGGAGTTTGGTTCCCACAGCCAGGTTCTGAGCACACACTGTGGGCCAGGCGCCACAGAAGGTGAAGCAGCTGTCCTGGGAGCCCTTCCAACCCTTGGCCTTCCAGTCCAGGCTCCAAAGAGGACTTCTGAGCAGCCATGTGCATAGATTAGCCCAGCGGGACCTGGGCAGGGCCTCTGAAGGAGGGAGAGGTTCCTCCAGGGAGGCTTGTGCCCAGTCCGGGTCCCTGTGCAGCAGTCCCCTTGCTCACTTGGCAGGCAGCCAGTTGCTCTCATGCAGCCTGAGCAGGGTACTTGCTAAACAGATGGAGGTAGTGGCCCTGCGGTGAGCATGGGTCCTGGGGACACAATGTGAACAATCCCTGCCCTTATGGCGATTTTAGGGCTAGGCTGGCTACAGATGGGACCTCGTGACCTCTCAGAGACAAGGTACTctattgtcttcattttacaaagtAGAAAGAGCCAGAGTGCAGTGAGGAGTCTTCCCAAGGTCCCACCTGGCAATGGCCAAGCAGGAATTTGGTCCCCATCCTCTCAGCGCTGGTCCTGGGTCCTGACCTCCCCACCACATCTGCTAACACATATCCAGTGAAAAGTCAAGGATCCTCTGATAGGCACAAAGGCCCCTTGTGTGGGGCCTGCTTGTCTCCCTGGCTTCCTCTCTGTACTCTGGCCAAGCCTACCTCCCCACAGTTTCTGGAACATGTCCCTTTTTCATGGCCCTTCCCTCCAGTGGTCAactcctctttttttcctggctggTCTCTGGTACTCAGCCACCCTCAGCCTGAGTGGGCCCTGCCTCTGAAGCCAGCACAAAACTCTCCCTTTAAGGCGATCTGACCGTGGCTAGGCTCCGAGGTCGTTTATATAAcggcattcttttcctttccagtcCATGTGCATTTAAGACATGGGATTTATTTGTTTGGTGTCCACCTCCTCCACTCCCTGGAGTTTCTGGATCCAAAAAGGCAGAGACCGTGTGCTAAGGTACTTAGCACAGTGTCTGCCCTGTAGCCAGTCCACATGAGGGTTTGCTAAAATTGTTAGGATAGCAGATGGGGAATGGGTTGAGAAGGGCTGGGGTTTGTCTAAGCTTATGCGACAGCTGCTGGAGGCCACCAGTGGGAGGTAGAGCAGTGGGGTTTGCAGAGAAAGTTCAGGAGCCTGGTTGGGAAGCCCAAgctccctcatctgtaaaaaactGACACTGGCTCAGAGGAGTGGCTGGAGCACCCTGTAGTCGCAGTGGTGGTGTTACCCAACCTGTGTGACCAGTCCTCTGCCCGGGGCCATGGCTCCTCTTCTAGTTCCTTCCTACTCCACCCCATCTTATTGCACATGAAATTATTCACAAAATGCACAGACTCTGGGGAGAAAGTGGAGGAGGCAGCTACTCCCAAGGGTGTCACCCTGGGGCCATGTGCGGAAAGTGAGTGAGACATTGCTAGCAGTCATAGAGGTATGCTGGGACTGAGGAAATTTCCTCTGCCCGTCTGCTGCAGCCCTGAGTCACCCCCTAGGGCAGCCTCCTGAGTCGTGGTGCAGCCCAGACCCTGGGAAGAACAGGTCACATGGCATCAGCGTGGCCTGGGACCATGCAGGCTCCAGGGCCCCCACATGGCAGCCTCACCCCGCTTTGTCTCCTAGTCACTGTGCAGGAAGAATCATAATGGCGTCTTGTTTCCGTGTCTGTCGATAAGCAGGTAGACTCAGTGACCCTGGCTgtgtcttctccctctccctgacTCTCTGCTTTCTCCTCCTCTGCCTGTTCCTATGGGCACCCCCACTGCTCATTGACTCTGTTCCCTGAGGTCTGGACCACAAGGCACAGCAGGTGTCTTTTACCTAGGCCACTCCAGCTGAGctacctccccaccccacatTGAGCTCCACATCTCTGCCCCAGCCTTCTGCCAGATGTCTCCCTGGTGTCCCAGAGGCCACTCAAATTAGCACACCCCAAACTGAGCCCATTAGCCCTGACCTTCCCCAACCCCGGCATCACTCTTGACACTGCCTTTCTTTTACCCCCACATTCAAGCAGTGCCCCCAGTGCTGGTCATAACTTAGGAACAACTCAGAAACTGATAAAATGTCCCTTGGAAAAGCACTAGGCTGCAGGGGAAAGAGGCTCTGGTAGTGCTTAAACAATGACAAGGGCTTTATTTTTCCACATAATAAGAAGTCCAGAGGCCATAACTAGTTCCATGGTTCAGTGACTTCAGGACTAGCATCACAGAGATTCTTTCCATGTGCCTCATGTACTTTTCCTTATGGATGCAATGTGGCTGCTGCAGATCCAGATGTCACATTTGCTTTCAAGGGAGGAGAACTTGTCCATCCTTCCTGATCAGGAAAGCAAGCAGTCTCAAGAGACACCTCCCACCACCCCAGTTTTCAAATCTCTTAGATCTCATTGGCCAGAACTGGTCACATGGCTGTTCAGAGGGAAGCTGGGAAACAGGTTTGTTATGTCAGCTCAGACCAATCTGTCTGCTCGGGGTAGGCACATTGCCTCACCGAACGACGTCAGTACTTGGTTAGTGAAGAAGAAGCAGGGGACTCAGCAAAGGCTAAGGGTGTCTCTGAAGGTGGTGTCCCTTGCATCTGTCCCTACCTCCTTTCCCCACTGATATGGGCTCAGGCCCATATCATCTCTCAGTGGGACGACTTCAGGGCTTTCCAATGGAGCTCTCTCCTCTGAGTCTCTATCCCACCATTTTGCCCCATGTGCTGGCTGCCTGATGCGGCCTCCTAACTCCAGGTCACACTGTACTTCTACTTTCTTCCAAAGCCCTGCACAGCTTGCTTTTGCCTGTTCCTCACATGGCACCTGACACcctcctcaggctggccttatcTGCCTGCTCCACCTACACCATCAGGCTCCGCCAACACCAGTTCCAGGCCCTTCTCAGTCCTCAGAGCCTTTGTGTATGCTGTTCCTGCTGCCTGGAAGCCCTTTCCCAGTTTCCTACATGGTGGAGTCCTATTCAGTCATCTAAACGTGGCCCAAATGTCACCGTCTTTTTGAGGATTTCTCCAACCTGGCTGTAGTCAATCATTCTCTCTATGGCTTTGTATTAGTCAGTTTCATGTTACTGTCACAAAATGCCTGAAATTATTGACTTatgaagaggaaaggtttattttggctcatggttatGGAGGTCTAGGTCCCGGATGGGCTGACTGCACTGCTCTGGGCCTCTTTGGGCAGTGTACTGTGCCGGGAACACAGGGCAAACCACTTACGTCTGAGCCAAACGTAAGCAGAGAGGCTGGAGACGGCACGTCCCCAGTGTTTCCCTTAGGACCACCTCCTGGAGGTCCACAGCACACAGcatggggaccaaacctttaacatatGGACCTTTGTGGGCACTCACCCTCGCCACAGCAGGCTCCCACAATACTCTGTGTGTTGGCTTTGTTTACCAGGAATTCAGGGCTTTGGACAGGGCCTGGCATGGAGTAGGCTCCTGGGTGATCAGCAAGGTTCAGAGCAATTTGTTAGTGTACGAGCTGGCAGTGGTGCCTTCTCTGTCTCCACCTTCCTCCACACCCAGGGCCTGCCCTGTGACTGGTCATCTCTGGATTCCCAGTGCCAGTGAGGGGCCTGACACAGGGAGGGTGTTGAATGGGGAGTGTGGGGTACCCTCTCACCCCCTGCTCGCTTTGCCCTGCTTCACACCCAGGGCCCTGGAATAGGCAGGGTGATAACCAGGACCCTTCCCTTTGACCTCCTCCAGTGACTTCGAGCAGCTTCCAGATGACGTGGCAATTTCAGCCAACATTGCTGATATTGAGGAGAAGAAAGGCTTCACCAGCCACTTCGTAAGACATCCTGCTCCTTTGCCCCGTGACCTCTGAACCTATTCCCTACCTCAGGGGTTTTCAGTAGGGCTGATTGAGGACCTCCAGGGGACATCTAGCAAGTCCCGACACTTCTCTATGgctgtacaggggtttgaactcagggctttgcacttctgaggcaggcactttaccacttgggtcacgcctccagccctttttgctctggttattttggaaatggggtctcactttttgtccaggccagcctggaccatgatcctcctattttatgcttcttgcctTTGCTGGGTTggtaggtgtgcatcaccacatccagctttattccattgagatggggtctcacaaactttttttgccggggctggctcggaaccatcatcctcctgatcttaatctcccaagtagctaggattacaggcgtgagccaccccaCCCAGCTCCCAAGACATTCTGACTATTGCCTCTCTGAGCAGGGCTGCTACTGGCACCTGGTGGTAGAATCCAGAGACGCTACTAAGCCTGGGAAAATGCACAGGacaccccgccccccaccccagggAAGAGCTTTCCTGCCCAATGTAGTACTGAGGAAGAGAGACAATGCTTTCTGAGATCTCTGAGCCTCCAGTCTGGGCCTGCTAGCTTCTGCCCCTGACCTCTGAGCACCCCCATCTCTGCCCTCAGCTCCCTTTGAATGCTTGCCCACCACCTCCAAGCCCTCTCCACCCCTATCTCTGAGCACCCTCCCATGTCTCCAAGTCTGCCCCCACCTCTGAGCCCTCTCTCCCCTCTGAGCCCTCCCTTCTTCTGCCCTCCCTAGGTTTTTGTCATCGAGGTGAAGACCAAAGGGGGATCCAAATACCTCATTTACCGCCGCTACCGCCAGTTCTACGCCTTGCAGAGCAAGCTGGAGGAGCGGTTTGGCCCCGAGAGCAAGAACAGCCCGTTTACCTGCAGCCTGCCCACGCTCCCGGGTGAGCAGTGCTCCCAGTGCTACCCTGGAACTGGGTGCCTGCCCCAGGCCTCATCTTCCAGCTCCACTGATACTGTCCCATGATTATTTCAACCCCATTCAAAAAGCATTTGTGTAGTTGTGACCCCTCCTCGCAGCTCTCCCCACCTCTCTGTCTTCCTGGCACCTTCATTTCTAGTGCCATGACCTCTGATGGCCTTTACAGCCATCCTGCCTCAGAAGGGCCTCAGTTTGGAGCACAGCAGCAGTGCTGGCTTCTCTGCTAGAGACAGGGATTCCTGCTAAACACATGTCACCCCTGCATCCTCCCTCCACCTTGCCCCTTGAGGCTGGCTCCATAGCTTCAGTGTCACCAGCTACCCAAGGCTCTCCCTTCCCGGTTCCTCCAGGAAGCTGGGCACCACCCTTGTGTGCGACAGGTGCTCTGCTCCTCCCCCTTGTCCTAAAGTGCCCCATGGACAGCTCCTCACGCTGGCATCTCAGCTCCTGCCCTGCTCCTCCAACTGCTATCAACATTTCCCAAACCTCAGAGACCCTGCCCCATCTTCCCTTATTCAAGCTTCAGCCCAACTCCTGCTGTGTGCCACcatatcatctctctctctctctctctctctctctctctctctctctctctctcaggaaaCCATGTTCCTCTTCATCCCATCCCACTACAGAAATCCCAGGTCTCCCCAAGGTGCCCCTCAGTcctatttcctcctcctccttcgcTGGGCTGCAGTGGCAGTGAAGAGGGGGCTTGCCTGCCCGGTCCCTGGCTggtcctctcctcctccctctccggTTCCCCCTGATAATCTTGTcctgttttcttgtttattcCCTTTGCCTTGACACATTACCTCCCTCTGTGAGTGTCTACACAGGTGCCCCTCTATCTTTGAACAGCCATATGTCATAAAGAACCACTTGTGCAGCAAGCCTCCCGTGACCTTCCACATTCTCTAAGTCCCCAGAGGCCTTTTCATTCCTTTTGCAGTTTATGGCAGTGGCTGTCTCACCTTCACATCTCTGTCCTCTCCTTAGTGACTCCCCTAGGTTTTGGCTTTCCATGTTCTGCTGATATTCCTCTTGGCACAGTGGCTGTGACCCGTGAATTCCAATTTCTGCAGACACACTTCAGGTCGTACCTTcactctcatttctttctccattaaGCGCTCTCTGACCTTCTGCGGCACCAGGCCTCCCAATCCCCTTGCTCCAACTTCACCATCACAGAGTCTGTCTTCTCCGTTGCCCTAGGAAGGCAGTGTTCTCTGGGTCACCATTGTCCTCTGTCATGTCTTCTTACTCCAAACATGCATCTGCCAGCTACTTATCCCTGCAACTTTACTTGTCACCTTGCTACTAACTCCCAAATGTCTAGCTCCAGCCCAGACCCTCCTACCACACCAGGCACCACCCCTGCCTGTCCTGAGGCACTGGGAGCCAGGCAGGTTTCACATTGTCCCTGGGTGATGGCTCCTGCAGTGCCCCTGGAAGCTCCTGGAGAGGACGTTTGTCTTTGGGTTGGCCACCATCTTCTTCCACCTCCCCAGAACACTCCTTCTCACTTTTGAGAAATGATTCATCCACTCAACAACTATCTACTCCTCCGGGCctgattctgggcccatggttCTTAACCTTGGCCATATATTGGAAGTACCTTGAGAGACGGAAAGAATCTAACTTCTGGGATTCCAGCGTAATTGTTCTGGAGCGAGCCCCACACAAGGGTATATTTAAAAGCTTCTTGAGTGACTTGTAAATGCATCCAGAGCTGAGGACCCCTGGCATAGGTGATGGGACACAGCTGGAGCAATGCAaagacctctgtgtgtgtgtgtgtgttgggagtaGGTAATAAACAAACAGTAAAGACAGCTGGCCATGGAGTAATGCAGAGAGTGTAGTTGGATGATGTCATGAGGACAGGGTGGTCCCCTTGGCACCATAGACAGATAAGGGGGAACAGCTCTGAGCCAAGCAGAAGGACACTGGCCAGGATTCCTGGCCTCCAGAAGCAGCTGGGCCAGGATCCTAGGTCAGCTCTTCTCTTCCCTCAGCCAAAGTGTACATGGGTGTGAAACAGGAGATTGCTGAGATGAGGATACCAGCCCTCAACGCCTACATGAAGGTATCAGCAGCCATGTCACTAGGCCCTTGGGAGGGCATGAAgcactgggagggggaggggcagatGCCAGCCCTGGCATGGCCTTGGGAATTAGGCTGGCTCTGAGGCTCCAATGCCCCAATCTTCAGTCCCCAAAGGCCTGGCTGAGGGGAGAGGCAGGATGTGTTCTCAGGGTGCCGCTGATTGAGCCAGGAGCAATGAAGAAGGTGCAGGGACCGCACTGAGTTGACAATCTGTGCTTAGTGCTCTGAGCCGACAGgtaatttttcttcattaggATACAGTGAGGGATTAGGTCCAGCGCCTGCCCCTAAGTGCCCATTGCCTGGTGCAAATAGTGGCAGGTGGGTCCTGAAATTGAAGGTGCATGGCAGACCAAGTCATGCCCACTCACACCACTCACGCACACCACGCAAACTAGAGCAGATCCCCCTGTGGCTGACCCATCTCCTCACCTGAGCACAAGCTGAGGTTTAAAAAAGCTTGTAATAGCATATTTCCATCACCAGACACAGTGCATTAGCAGAGAGGATGCCGGCGTCGAGGTGATGGGTATGGAGCAGCTGGCATGTCCAGATCTTTCTGCTgaccacccaccctgccctgcCCCTCTTCCACACAGAACCTCCTCAGCCTGCCCATCTGGGTCCTGATGGATGCGGACGTCAGGATCTTCTTCTACCAGTCCACCTATGACTCGGAGCAGGTGCCCCAGGCGCTTCGCCGGCTCCGCCCACGCACCAGGAAAGTGTAAGTGGCCATCACTGCCCACCCAACCAGCCAGAGCCCTGGGTCCCGGCTAGAAATATGCCTCTTGTCcctggaaggagagaaggaataaAATCAGTTCTGTCCCCAGACACCCCAGGAAGGTTCAGCTTAGTAGATGAATTTGGAGGATCAATCTTAGGAACTAGAGGGACAGAGGGTGGGTGTGTTTTGATATGTGTCATAGTAGGGACCAGAGGATGGGGACTGAGATGTTGACTCAGCAGAGTTTGGTGTCACTGCAACCCTTGGCAATGCCCCAAGAGCTCTGGGTGCCTagggagagtggggaggggctgGCAAGGAAGGAAGAGCCCCCAGTGCAAGCATTTCCTCCCAGCAATGCCTGATCCCTGGTCTCTTATAGTCCCCAGGGCCAGCTGTGGCTCCTGCTATATCACACTGGCCCCCAGGAGACGCTACTGCTCCTTATTTCAAAGAAACCACTGCCTCCCTCCAGCTCCTTCCTAACTGGAAAATACCCATGCCAACCCAAGCCACTGAAGCGGAGCCGGGCTCCCAGAGCCCAGGCCACTGCTGCTAAAAAGTCAAGGACAGGGCTCCTGAGCTCTgacctccctcctgccccctcctgcCTCCAGCCAGCACCTCCGTGTCCTCTTCTCTCGGTGTCTGGCACCTGCCCTGTGCACCCAAGCAGGGTGGTCTGAATTCCAGCTGTGCCATAACCCCTGGCAGGGCAGGGCATctctcccagcctcagtttcctgggtgaaaaattaaaatagtaacatTCCCTCAGAGGTTGCCTGCAGGGAGCAGAGAAAAGAACAACTGTGAAGGTTTGGGTAAGTCAGGGCGCTAAACCATGGCATCCTCTTCCCctgtgtctctgcttcctggtccaCAAGGGGAGAAGAAAGCCGCCTCAGGTGTGGTGAGAATGTGAGGCAAGGTGCTGCCCCAACGAGCAACTGTGGCTATGATGTCCTCTCCTTCCTAGCCTCTCCTGCCAGCCCCCAGCTGGGTCCTCTGAGCACAGAAATGGAAGCTGAGCCCTGAGGGAGTTGAGAGGGCTGACAAGCCCACTTTTTTCTCCACAGAAAGAGCATGTCCACACAAAGAGGCAGCTTTGACCGCATGGAGGCTCCACGAGCAGAGGTACAAGCTGGCCAGGCCAAGGAGCCTCCTGCTGGGTCACACTGTGAGCCTGGGACCATGCTGGGTGCTGTAGGGGTGAGGGAGTACAGCCTTAGCCTCCGACGTCAGGACCCCCAGCCCAGCTGACGGGAAGGAAGTGACCAGCAGGCAGAGGTGGGAGAAGATAACCAACTTTCTGCTCATCCAGACAGCCTGCTGGCCATCCTGGGGCCAGCCCTGCCTTGGACACTAGCGCCTCAGAGATGACTCAAAAAGGCCCTGTCTCCTAAGATCTCACAGTGCCCTGGGGACACACTTACAACTAGGCATTTCCAAGCTAGTGTGGGCAGTAACTGGGTTACTGGTCTGGAACCACAGTGAGGCCTGGGGGTCTGGGAACAAGCTTGGTCCAGAGAGATTGGAGCCATCCCATCCAGCATGGGAAGGAGCACCCATGCTGGATCCAGGGAGACCTGGGTTCTAATTCTAGCTCTTCCACTAACAAATGGGTGGCCTCAGGATCctgcctgagcctcagttttctcatctgtaaaatgagacacCAGGGGGTGAAGCACTTCAGTAGGAGTTCCGTAAACGTCTTCTCCCCAGGCCATGTTTGACTTCACTGGCAACAGCAAGCTGGAGCTGAGTTTCAAAGCTGGAGATGTGATCTTCCTTCTCAGTAGGATCAACAAAGACTGGCTGGAGGTGAGTTGGAGATGAGATGGAGGTGAAGATGGAGGGAGAATAGAGGGTGCAGGTGAGGATGGGGAGGATGGAGGTGAAGATAAGGGGAGGATGAAGGTACAGATAAAGAGAATGGTAGGAGGTAGGAGGTGAGGATGGAAGATAGATGGAAATGAGGATGGAGGtgaagatggagggaggggaagtGAGGTAGAAGAAGGGTGGAGGGAGGATGAAAGTGAGGACGGAGAGAGGATGGAGATGAAGTTAGAGGTGAGGGTGGAGGTGAGGACGGAAGGCAGATAGAAGTGAGAATGGAAGTGTGTGGAGAAAGGACGGGGGAGTACAGAGAGGAGGAAAGTTGGTTGGAAGATGGTGCAAAGATGGAGGTGAGGATGAATGTGAGGATGGATGGAGTTGAGGATGGAAGGATGGAGGTGAGGATGAAGGCGAAGATGGAGGGAGGATGGAGGTAGGATGGAGGGGAGGATGAAGGTGAGGGTGAAGGGGAAGATTGAGGGAGGATGGAGGTGAGGGTGAAGGGGAAGATGGAGGGAGGATGGAGGTAGGATGGAGGGGAGGATGAAGGTGAGGGTGAAAGGGAAGGTGGAGGGAGGATGGAGGTAGGATGGAGGGGAGGATGAAGGTGAGGGTGAAGGGGAAGATGGAGGGAGGATGGAGGTAGGATGGAGATGAGGATGAAGGTGAGGGTGAAGGGGAAGATGGAGGGAGGATGGAGGTAGGATGGAGGGGAGGATGGAGGTGAGGGTGAAGGGGAAGGTGGAGGGAAGATGGAGGTAGGATGGAGGTGAGGATGAAGGTGAGGGTGGAGGGAGGATGGAGGTGAGGGTGAAGGGGAAGGTGGAGGGGAGGATGGAGGTGAGGGTGAAggggaaggtggaggtagg from Castor canadensis chromosome 8, mCasCan1.hap1v2, whole genome shotgun sequence carries:
- the Ncf4 gene encoding neutrophil cytosol factor 4 encodes the protein MALAQQLRAESDFEQLPDDVAISANIADIEEKKGFTSHFVFVIEVKTKGGSKYLIYRRYRQFYALQSKLEERFGPESKNSPFTCSLPTLPAKVYMGVKQEIAEMRIPALNAYMKNLLSLPIWVLMDADVRIFFYQSTYDSEQVPQALRRLRPRTRKVKSMSTQRGSFDRMEAPRAEAMFDFTGNSKLELSFKAGDVIFLLSRINKDWLEGTAQGATGIFPVSFVKILKDFPEEDDPTNWLRCYYYEDTISTIKDIAVEEDLNSTPLFKDLMKLMRREFQKEDISLNYQDAEGDLVRLLSDEDVELMVRQAQGLPSQKRLFPWKLHITQKENYSVYNTVP